From the Nocardiopsis changdeensis genome, one window contains:
- a CDS encoding ParA family protein yields the protein MATRGQEEIWPRPASCRVISVANQKGGVGKTTTTVNIAAALAMHGQRVLVVDLDPQGNASTALSMERDNQTRSIYHCLVEDEEIRKLAQPVPDIPGLLCAPATIDLAGAEIELVSLVAREARLKRAFAAYDTSDLDYILIDCPPSLGLLTVNAMVACDEVMIPIQCEYYALEGLGQLLRNVDLVKSHLNPGLAVSTILLTMYDGRTRLSQQVADEVRSHFQDTVLDTVIPRSVRVSEAPSYGQSVMTYDPSSSGAVAYLDAAREIAHRAKR from the coding sequence ATGGCCACGCGGGGCCAGGAGGAGATCTGGCCCCGCCCGGCGTCCTGTCGGGTGATCAGCGTCGCCAACCAGAAGGGCGGCGTCGGCAAGACCACCACGACGGTCAACATCGCCGCGGCCCTGGCGATGCACGGGCAGCGCGTCCTGGTCGTCGACCTCGACCCGCAGGGCAACGCCTCCACCGCCCTGAGCATGGAGCGCGACAACCAGACCCGCTCGATCTACCACTGCCTGGTCGAGGACGAGGAGATCCGCAAGCTGGCCCAGCCGGTCCCGGACATCCCCGGCCTGCTGTGCGCCCCGGCCACCATCGACCTCGCGGGCGCGGAGATCGAGCTCGTCTCCCTGGTGGCCCGCGAGGCGCGCCTCAAGCGCGCGTTCGCGGCGTACGACACCTCGGACCTCGACTACATCCTCATCGACTGCCCGCCCTCGCTCGGCCTGCTCACGGTCAACGCGATGGTGGCCTGCGACGAGGTCATGATCCCCATCCAGTGCGAGTACTACGCCCTGGAGGGCCTGGGCCAGCTGCTCCGGAACGTGGACCTGGTGAAGTCGCACCTCAACCCCGGCCTGGCGGTCAGCACCATCCTGCTGACGATGTACGACGGCCGTACCCGCCTCTCCCAGCAGGTGGCCGACGAGGTGCGCTCGCACTTCCAGGACACCGTCCTGGACACCGTCATCCCGCGGAGCGTCCGCGTCTCCGAGGCGCCGAGCTATGGCCAGTCGGTGATGACGTACGACCCGTCCTCGAGCGGTGCCGTCGCCTACCTGGACGCGGCCCGGGAGATCGCCCACCGGGCGAAGCGCTAG
- the murJ gene encoding murein biosynthesis integral membrane protein MurJ, which yields MVTDSPNEGGKHRRRSSQPEGPLPGESPLRPSGGPVPSFEEGELPEPAVPGTHRAAEGAEEPAAPGGSGDAPAGGGMMRSSAIMAVGTMASRITGFVRTIVLGAAIGTHLLGDAYHTAHTIPFILNDLLIGGLMASVVVPFLVKRRKRDADGGKATEDRLFTTTFVALFLLTAVAIAAAEFLIWLYGSRFTDAQFDASVHLARYLLSQIFFVGLSGLLTAMLNTRGYFGAGVWAPVLNNLVIMTVAGMFLWVAGPGRTPDTVTEGQLTLLGAGTAAGMALQALVLFVALARTGYRWRPRLDLRGSGLGEAVKTAGWMMMYTLLTQAGLWITTNIANAANVAAIEEGRSVGAGITAYNLAYQLFQLPYAIIAVSLITVLLPRMSAHADDHDWDAVRSDFSRTLRISAFVLVPMAFAIALFAEPLSILAFARGSISPADAANIGQILAVMSLGLVPFTVFQLMLRVFFAMGDTRTPALIAIANLAVHSALALVSYLLLPPETVVVGVAAGFMFSFLSGLVIAGLVLSRRIGGLDGKHIIGTLLRLHLAVVPSVAAGFGVLWAFETFVGPGLLTYIGAPVAGCLLGALFFLAAARLLRVPELSAAVELIRGRLRR from the coding sequence GTGGTCACCGACTCCCCGAACGAAGGCGGAAAGCACCGCCGTCGTTCCTCTCAGCCCGAAGGCCCCCTCCCGGGTGAGAGCCCGCTGCGCCCCTCCGGCGGCCCCGTCCCCTCCTTCGAGGAGGGCGAACTGCCCGAGCCCGCCGTTCCCGGGACCCACCGGGCGGCCGAAGGGGCCGAGGAGCCCGCGGCTCCCGGCGGTTCCGGCGACGCCCCGGCGGGCGGCGGCATGATGCGCTCCAGCGCCATCATGGCGGTCGGCACCATGGCCTCCCGGATCACCGGCTTCGTCCGCACCATCGTGCTGGGCGCCGCCATCGGCACCCACCTGCTCGGTGACGCCTACCACACGGCCCACACGATCCCGTTCATCCTCAACGACCTGCTCATCGGCGGCCTGATGGCCAGTGTCGTCGTGCCGTTCCTGGTCAAGCGGCGCAAGCGCGACGCCGACGGCGGCAAGGCCACCGAGGACCGCCTGTTCACCACGACGTTCGTGGCGCTGTTCCTGCTCACCGCCGTGGCGATCGCGGCCGCCGAGTTCCTGATCTGGCTGTACGGGTCCCGGTTCACCGACGCGCAGTTCGATGCCTCGGTGCACCTGGCCCGCTACCTGCTGTCCCAGATCTTCTTCGTGGGGCTGAGCGGCCTGCTCACCGCCATGCTCAACACCCGCGGGTACTTCGGCGCCGGCGTGTGGGCGCCGGTGCTCAACAACCTGGTGATCATGACCGTGGCGGGCATGTTCCTGTGGGTCGCGGGCCCCGGGCGGACGCCGGACACCGTCACCGAGGGGCAGCTGACCCTGCTGGGCGCGGGCACCGCCGCCGGCATGGCGCTACAGGCCCTGGTGCTGTTCGTCGCGCTGGCCCGGACCGGCTACCGCTGGCGCCCGCGCCTGGACCTGCGCGGTTCCGGGCTGGGCGAGGCCGTCAAGACGGCCGGCTGGATGATGATGTACACCCTGCTCACCCAGGCGGGCCTGTGGATCACCACCAACATCGCCAACGCCGCCAACGTCGCCGCCATCGAGGAGGGCCGCTCCGTCGGCGCGGGCATCACCGCCTACAACCTCGCCTACCAGCTGTTCCAGCTGCCGTACGCGATCATCGCGGTCTCCCTCATCACGGTGCTGCTGCCCCGGATGAGCGCGCACGCCGACGACCACGACTGGGACGCGGTCCGGTCGGACTTCTCCCGCACCCTGCGGATCTCCGCGTTCGTGCTCGTCCCCATGGCGTTCGCGATCGCCCTGTTCGCCGAGCCGCTGTCGATCCTGGCGTTCGCCCGCGGGTCGATCTCCCCGGCCGACGCGGCCAACATCGGCCAGATCCTGGCCGTGATGTCGCTCGGGCTGGTGCCGTTCACCGTGTTCCAGCTCATGCTGCGCGTGTTCTTCGCCATGGGCGACACCCGCACCCCGGCGCTGATCGCCATCGCCAACCTGGCTGTTCACAGCGCTCTGGCGCTGGTGTCCTACCTGCTCCTGCCGCCGGAGACGGTCGTCGTGGGCGTGGCCGCGGGCTTCATGTTCTCGTTCCTCAGCGGACTCGTCATCGCAGGTCTGGTGCTCAGCCGGCGGATCGGGGGGCTTGACGGAAAGCACATCATTGGCACATTGTTGCGCCTGCACCTGGCCGTCGTCCCGAGCGTCGCGGCCGGTTTCGGTGTGCTCTGGGCCTTCGAGACCTTCGTCGGCCCGGGTCTGCTCACCTACATCGGCGCACCCGTGGCCGGGTGCCTTCTCGGCGCGTTGTTCTTCCTCGCGGCCGCACGGCTGCTGCGGGTCCCCGAATTGAGCGCCGCGGTGGAACTGATCCGCGGCCGCCTGCGTCGTTGA
- a CDS encoding anti-sigma factor family protein, with amino-acid sequence MTSHPDVEALAFFAEELLEPDEERTVAHHLETCATCAATLDELTAVGGALAGVPPVPPMPQDVAALLDRRIDEAVRERAARPAALSDTSGDAGTGTADAAAPVVPITRARGGSRRGFNGMNLPRLMMVAAAGAVVLGGGGAVLNTVLSPQQDASGGAAAQQPMMQDEGTEFEPEAVQPYKPGIVASGTEYTADGLAGQAAEVLSGSQAPPAAAEEGSTVAAEECATVFSERTGLRITLVDEAVFDGDPAMVLFAPSEDDTTEVYVVDPADCGGVLAQETVDTP; translated from the coding sequence GTGACGTCCCACCCTGACGTGGAGGCACTCGCCTTCTTCGCCGAGGAGCTGTTGGAGCCCGACGAGGAGCGCACCGTTGCCCACCACCTAGAGACCTGCGCGACCTGCGCGGCGACCCTGGACGAGCTCACCGCCGTCGGCGGCGCGCTCGCCGGCGTGCCGCCGGTCCCGCCCATGCCGCAGGACGTCGCCGCCCTCCTCGACCGGCGCATCGACGAGGCGGTGCGCGAGCGCGCCGCCCGGCCCGCGGCGCTCTCCGACACCTCCGGCGACGCCGGCACCGGCACCGCGGACGCGGCGGCCCCCGTGGTCCCGATCACGCGTGCGCGCGGCGGCTCCCGGCGCGGGTTCAACGGCATGAACCTGCCCCGGCTCATGATGGTGGCCGCCGCGGGCGCCGTCGTCCTGGGCGGCGGCGGGGCCGTGCTCAACACGGTGCTCTCCCCGCAGCAGGACGCGAGCGGCGGCGCCGCCGCCCAGCAGCCGATGATGCAGGACGAGGGCACCGAGTTCGAGCCGGAGGCCGTGCAGCCGTACAAGCCCGGGATCGTGGCCTCCGGGACCGAGTACACCGCCGACGGGCTGGCCGGGCAGGCCGCCGAGGTGCTCTCCGGGTCCCAGGCCCCGCCGGCCGCCGCCGAGGAGGGCTCCACGGTCGCCGCGGAGGAGTGCGCGACGGTGTTCTCCGAGCGGACCGGCCTCCGGATCACCCTGGTGGACGAGGCCGTGTTCGACGGCGACCCCGCCATGGTGCTGTTCGCCCCCTCCGAGGACGACACCACCGAGGTGTACGTGGTCGACCCGGCGGACTGCGGCGGGGTCCTCGCCCAGGAGACCGTCGACACCCCCTGA
- the murJ gene encoding murein biosynthesis integral membrane protein MurJ, with product MVMPEDVLDAYEREEPATEPETGLTTRRDPSDIGDLGTADRAGMEDGDEIGGSSHTAPGNLAKSSAIMALGTVFSRVTGFVRTIVLAAAIGTQMLGDAYQVAGMVPYMVYDLLIGGLLASVFVPFLVKRRRLDSDGGDRTEQRLVTLMLSALLVITALSMLLSEWFIRIYAGEFTGAQFEVSVVLARYLTTQIFFIGASGLASAMLNARGRFGAPMWAPVLNNLVIIGIGLWFLNIAGTGRTPDTVTSGELMLLGLGTAAGQIVQALVLVWALAAAGFRWRPRLDLRGAGLGEAAQAASWMMLYIVVAQLGALVSTNVASRAGTRAAELGFESGSGIAAYKFASMLFQLPYAIIAVSVITALLPRMSEHVAAGRKDQVRSDFSRGFRLSSVLIVPISVAMIVFAVPFCVMIYAQGSTSPEDAAAIGRILMVFCVMLIPFTLFQLQMRVFYALGDTRTPALVAIPSEAAHAVTAIALLFVVPPQHVVVWLPVPYGLYYVVGSVIMWYMLHRRLNGLDGRHTAATLFKLHLATLPAAVFGLAMIHVFRGLPGEFWPGFAAMVVGGVVGGVLFVISAKFLNVTEVTSFLELLRTRLRRR from the coding sequence ATGGTGATGCCCGAGGACGTCCTGGACGCCTACGAGCGCGAGGAGCCGGCGACCGAGCCCGAGACCGGGCTCACCACCCGCCGCGATCCGAGCGACATCGGCGACCTGGGCACCGCCGACCGCGCCGGCATGGAGGACGGCGACGAGATCGGCGGCTCCTCCCACACCGCCCCGGGCAACCTCGCCAAGTCCAGCGCGATCATGGCGCTGGGCACCGTGTTCTCCCGCGTCACCGGCTTCGTCCGCACGATCGTGCTGGCGGCGGCGATCGGCACCCAGATGCTGGGCGACGCCTACCAGGTGGCGGGCATGGTCCCGTACATGGTCTACGACCTGCTCATCGGCGGTCTGCTGGCCAGTGTGTTCGTGCCGTTCCTGGTCAAGCGGCGCAGGCTGGACTCCGACGGCGGCGACAGGACCGAGCAGCGGCTCGTCACGCTGATGCTGTCGGCGCTGCTGGTGATCACCGCGCTCTCGATGCTGCTGTCGGAGTGGTTCATCCGCATCTACGCGGGCGAGTTCACCGGCGCGCAGTTCGAGGTGTCGGTGGTCCTGGCGCGCTACCTGACCACCCAGATCTTCTTCATCGGGGCCAGCGGCCTGGCCAGCGCGATGCTGAACGCGCGCGGGAGGTTCGGGGCGCCGATGTGGGCGCCGGTGCTGAACAACCTGGTGATCATCGGCATCGGCCTGTGGTTCCTGAACATCGCCGGGACCGGGCGCACCCCCGACACGGTGACCTCCGGCGAGCTGATGCTGCTGGGCCTGGGCACCGCCGCCGGGCAGATCGTCCAGGCCTTGGTGCTGGTGTGGGCGCTGGCCGCGGCGGGCTTCCGCTGGCGGCCCCGGCTGGACCTGCGGGGCGCGGGGCTGGGAGAGGCTGCCCAGGCGGCCTCGTGGATGATGCTCTACATCGTGGTGGCCCAGCTGGGCGCCCTCGTCTCCACCAACGTCGCCTCCCGCGCCGGCACGCGCGCGGCCGAGCTGGGCTTCGAGTCGGGCTCGGGCATCGCGGCCTACAAGTTCGCGTCGATGCTCTTCCAGCTGCCGTACGCGATCATCGCGGTCTCGGTGATCACCGCGCTGCTGCCGCGCATGAGCGAGCACGTGGCGGCCGGGCGCAAGGACCAGGTGCGCAGCGACTTCTCGCGGGGCTTCCGGCTCTCGTCGGTGCTGATCGTGCCGATCTCGGTGGCGATGATCGTGTTCGCGGTCCCGTTCTGCGTGATGATCTACGCGCAGGGCAGCACGAGCCCCGAGGACGCCGCCGCCATCGGCCGCATCCTCATGGTGTTCTGCGTGATGCTGATCCCGTTCACGCTGTTCCAGCTCCAGATGCGCGTGTTCTACGCGCTCGGCGACACCCGCACCCCGGCGCTGGTCGCCATCCCGTCGGAGGCCGCGCACGCCGTCACGGCGATCGCGCTGCTGTTCGTGGTGCCGCCCCAGCACGTCGTGGTGTGGCTCCCGGTCCCCTACGGGCTGTACTACGTCGTGGGTTCGGTCATCATGTGGTACATGCTGCACAGGCGGCTGAACGGCCTGGACGGGCGGCACACCGCGGCCACCCTGTTCAAGCTGCACCTGGCGACGCTGCCGGCGGCCGTGTTCGGCCTCGCGATGATCCACGTGTTCCGCGGACTGCCGGGTGAGTTCTGGCCCGGATTCGCGGCGATGGTCGTCGGAGGGGTCGTGGGTGGCGTACTGTTCGTGATCAGCGCCAAGTTCCTCAATGTGACTGAAGTCACATCCTTCCTCGAATTGCTCAGAACCCGACTGCGACGTCGCTGA
- a CDS encoding ParB/RepB/Spo0J family partition protein, which produces MSQRPRGLGKGLGALIPSGPPAAPTVSESVPESVNGGSAPVVPVAIPDGTYLKEIALTDIRPNPKQPRKHFDDEALEELRDSIVEVGVLQPVVVRELPPGESHPYELIMGERRFRASGLAERKVIPALVRKTKDEELLREALLENLQRQQLNPLEEAAAYRQMLEDFDTTQEELAQRVGKSRAHVTNTLRLLQLPATLHAKVASGVISAGHARALLGLEGPEEMERFAERVVQEGLSVRSLEEIVALRKNGHDVEKAAKARRASLKAVTPPHVEEWATALADRLDTTVKVDVGKRKGKIVVEFASVEDLERIIAQMGGSRA; this is translated from the coding sequence GTGAGTCAGCGACCGCGCGGACTGGGCAAGGGATTGGGGGCGCTCATCCCGTCGGGGCCGCCGGCGGCTCCCACGGTGTCCGAGAGCGTTCCCGAATCGGTGAACGGCGGGTCCGCCCCCGTGGTGCCGGTGGCCATTCCGGACGGCACGTACCTGAAGGAGATCGCGCTCACCGACATCCGGCCCAACCCCAAGCAGCCGCGCAAGCACTTCGACGACGAGGCGCTGGAGGAGCTGCGCGACTCCATCGTCGAGGTGGGCGTGCTGCAGCCGGTGGTGGTGCGCGAGCTGCCGCCGGGGGAGTCCCACCCCTACGAGCTGATCATGGGGGAGCGCCGCTTCCGGGCCAGCGGGCTGGCGGAGCGGAAGGTCATCCCGGCCCTGGTCCGCAAGACCAAGGACGAGGAGCTGCTGCGCGAGGCGCTGCTGGAGAACCTCCAGCGGCAGCAGCTGAACCCCCTGGAGGAGGCGGCGGCCTACCGGCAGATGCTGGAGGACTTCGACACCACCCAGGAGGAGCTGGCCCAGCGGGTGGGCAAGTCGCGGGCGCACGTCACCAACACGCTGCGGCTGCTCCAACTTCCCGCGACGCTCCACGCCAAGGTGGCCTCCGGGGTGATCAGCGCCGGGCACGCCCGCGCGCTGCTGGGCCTGGAGGGGCCGGAGGAGATGGAGCGCTTCGCCGAGCGCGTCGTCCAGGAGGGCCTTTCGGTCCGCTCCCTGGAGGAGATCGTCGCGCTGCGGAAGAACGGCCACGACGTCGAGAAGGCGGCGAAGGCCCGCCGCGCCTCGCTCAAGGCGGTCACCCCGCCGCACGTCGAGGAGTGGGCGACCGCGCTGGCCGACCGGCTGGACACCACGGTCAAGGTGGACGTGGGCAAGCGCAAGGGCAAGATCGTGGTGGAGTTCGCATCGGTCGAGGACCTGGAGCGCATCATCGCGCAGATGGGCGGGTCCCGCGCCTAG
- a CDS encoding protein kinase family protein: MSTFLIEPGAKLANRYRLDQVVSETGGATRWKATDETLARPVAVWTFAEGFPRTSDVVRAARATSRIPDARVTQVFDADDTTPVPYVVEEWVVGHSLADLLAQGPLEPERAAGLVAEAAEAIAAAHNGGLYHLCLTPSKLMWSSGGAVKVTGIGVDAALLGVNVADPGAADAQGLGNLLYAALTGTWPSGPQSGLPPAPQGPAGPYPADQIRQGVGEPLASITTRAALPHLVGQVVPGPVIGSPGEFCAAMADVPRLIPLPVAPAETTPPPEPGTSRRTGEFGSTGPRRSPRSTNGGGTGPRTSARGERPPSRMDRRAAERRTSPQRILVGVLAVVLFAAVVTGAWIFGASMRADEADPGTAGGGEPDGGAEVVETEVLPIQSAQGYDPLPDGDGDEHSDHASRAHDGDTGGDPWNTEGYNDPMGTTKEGVGLLVDLGSAREVHSLELYVPEAQYGIEVRIGDSPASHPSEMSAVDAALPVAWQGSASGHQTIELDEPTTGRYVLVWFTDLPTDGGKYRGSIYEVEVHGV, from the coding sequence ATGAGCACCTTCCTGATCGAGCCCGGGGCGAAGCTGGCCAACCGGTACCGCCTTGACCAGGTGGTGAGCGAGACCGGCGGGGCGACCCGCTGGAAGGCCACCGACGAGACCCTCGCACGGCCCGTCGCCGTGTGGACCTTCGCCGAGGGCTTCCCCCGCACATCCGATGTGGTCCGCGCGGCCCGCGCCACCAGCCGTATCCCCGACGCGCGCGTCACCCAGGTCTTCGACGCCGACGACACCACCCCCGTGCCCTACGTGGTCGAGGAGTGGGTGGTCGGCCACTCGCTGGCCGACCTGCTGGCCCAGGGCCCCCTGGAGCCCGAGCGCGCCGCGGGCCTGGTCGCCGAGGCGGCCGAGGCCATCGCGGCCGCGCACAACGGCGGCCTGTACCACCTGTGCCTCACCCCGAGCAAGCTCATGTGGAGCAGCGGCGGAGCGGTCAAGGTCACCGGTATCGGTGTGGACGCCGCCCTGCTGGGCGTCAACGTCGCCGACCCGGGCGCCGCCGACGCCCAGGGCCTGGGCAACCTGCTGTACGCGGCCCTCACCGGCACCTGGCCGAGCGGCCCGCAGAGCGGCCTGCCCCCGGCCCCGCAGGGCCCCGCCGGGCCCTACCCCGCCGACCAGATCCGCCAGGGCGTCGGCGAGCCCCTGGCCTCCATCACCACCCGCGCCGCCCTGCCCCACCTGGTGGGCCAGGTCGTGCCCGGCCCGGTGATCGGCTCGCCGGGCGAGTTCTGCGCCGCCATGGCCGACGTGCCGCGGCTCATCCCGCTGCCCGTCGCCCCGGCCGAGACCACCCCGCCGCCCGAGCCCGGGACCTCCCGGCGCACCGGCGAGTTCGGGTCCACCGGCCCGCGCCGCTCCCCCCGCAGCACGAACGGCGGCGGAACCGGCCCGCGCACCTCCGCCCGCGGCGAGCGCCCGCCCTCGCGGATGGACCGCCGGGCCGCCGAACGCAGGACCTCCCCGCAGCGCATCCTCGTCGGCGTGCTGGCCGTGGTGCTCTTCGCCGCGGTGGTCACCGGCGCCTGGATCTTCGGTGCGTCGATGCGCGCCGACGAGGCGGACCCCGGCACCGCCGGCGGCGGGGAGCCGGACGGCGGCGCGGAGGTCGTCGAGACCGAGGTCCTGCCGATCCAGTCCGCCCAGGGGTACGACCCCCTGCCCGACGGCGACGGCGACGAGCACTCCGACCACGCGTCGCGGGCCCACGACGGCGACACCGGCGGGGACCCGTGGAACACCGAGGGCTACAACGACCCCATGGGCACGACCAAGGAGGGCGTGGGGCTCCTGGTCGACCTGGGCTCCGCCCGCGAGGTCCACTCCCTGGAGCTGTACGTGCCCGAGGCCCAGTACGGCATCGAGGTGCGGATCGGCGACAGCCCGGCGTCGCACCCCAGCGAGATGTCCGCCGTGGACGCCGCCCTGCCCGTCGCCTGGCAGGGCTCCGCGAGCGGCCACCAGACCATCGAGCTGGACGAGCCCACCACCGGCAGGTACGTCCTCGTCTGGTTCACCGATCTGCCCACCGACGGCGGCAAGTACCGTGGGAGCATCTACGAGGTAGAGGTACACGGTGTCTAG
- the trxB gene encoding thioredoxin-disulfide reductase, protein MSDVRNVIIIGSGPAGYTAAVYAARAELKPLVFEGSITAGGALMNTTDVENFPGFPDGIMGPDLMDNLRKQAERFGAELVPEDVTSVDLAKPVKEVTAGGETFLAHTVILATGSGYRELGVPGEKELSGRGTSWCATCDGFFFRDQDIAVIGGGDTAMEEALFLTRFAKSVTVVHRRDELRASRIMAERAFANEKISFVWDTEVVEVLGEDRVSGLKVRNNKTGEESTLDVTGVFVAIGHDPRVDLFRGQVDLDEEGYVQVDSPSTRTNLEGVFAAGDVVDHSYRQAITAAGTGCSAALDAERFLAERGN, encoded by the coding sequence GTGAGTGACGTCCGCAATGTCATCATCATCGGTTCCGGACCGGCGGGGTACACCGCCGCCGTCTACGCGGCCCGCGCCGAGCTGAAGCCCCTGGTGTTCGAGGGCTCCATCACCGCCGGCGGCGCCCTCATGAACACCACCGACGTCGAGAACTTCCCCGGCTTCCCCGACGGCATCATGGGCCCGGACCTGATGGACAACCTGCGCAAGCAGGCCGAGCGGTTCGGCGCCGAGCTGGTGCCCGAGGACGTCACCTCCGTGGACCTGGCCAAGCCCGTCAAGGAGGTCACCGCCGGCGGCGAGACCTTCCTGGCGCACACGGTCATCCTCGCCACCGGCTCCGGCTACCGCGAGCTCGGCGTCCCGGGCGAGAAGGAGCTGTCCGGCCGCGGCACCTCCTGGTGCGCCACCTGCGACGGCTTCTTCTTCCGCGACCAGGACATCGCGGTCATCGGCGGCGGCGACACCGCCATGGAGGAGGCCCTCTTCCTCACCCGCTTCGCCAAGTCCGTCACCGTGGTCCACCGCAGGGACGAGCTGCGCGCCAGCCGCATCATGGCCGAGCGCGCCTTCGCCAACGAGAAGATCTCGTTCGTGTGGGACACCGAGGTGGTCGAGGTCCTGGGCGAGGACCGGGTGAGCGGCCTCAAGGTCCGCAACAACAAGACCGGCGAGGAGAGCACCCTCGACGTCACCGGCGTGTTCGTCGCCATCGGCCACGACCCGCGGGTCGACCTGTTCCGCGGCCAGGTCGACCTCGACGAGGAGGGCTACGTCCAGGTGGACTCCCCCTCGACCCGGACCAACCTGGAGGGCGTGTTCGCCGCGGGCGACGTCGTCGACCACAGCTACCGCCAGGCCATCACCGCAGCCGGAACCGGCTGCTCCGCCGCCCTGGACGCCGAGCGCTTCCTCGCCGAGCGCGGCAACTAG
- the sigM gene encoding RNA polymerase sigma factor SigM, with product MDAVQELPDRELLTRHTQGDDQAFAVLVRRHRDRLWAVAVRMMGDPEEASDALQDAFLSAFRSADRFRGESQVTTWLHRIVVNACHDRLRRRKVRPATPTEVDTLDVLSNERLGRTGGAPDHASQTESRLDVHAALDTLPLDQRMALTLVDMLGYRVEEAAQILDVATGTVKSRCARGRAKLLPSLAHLRNPRPPRDVTTGRGGADPS from the coding sequence ATGGACGCGGTCCAAGAGCTTCCTGACCGGGAACTGCTCACCAGGCACACCCAGGGGGACGATCAGGCGTTCGCGGTGCTCGTGCGCCGCCACCGCGATCGCCTCTGGGCCGTCGCCGTGCGCATGATGGGCGACCCCGAGGAGGCCTCCGACGCCCTCCAGGACGCGTTCCTGTCCGCGTTCCGCTCCGCCGACCGCTTCCGCGGCGAGTCCCAGGTCACCACCTGGCTGCACCGCATCGTCGTCAACGCCTGCCACGACCGGCTGCGCCGGCGCAAGGTCCGCCCGGCCACCCCCACCGAGGTCGACACCCTCGACGTGCTCTCCAACGAGCGGCTGGGCCGCACCGGCGGCGCCCCCGACCACGCCTCCCAGACCGAGTCGCGGCTGGACGTCCACGCGGCCCTGGACACCCTCCCCCTGGACCAGCGCATGGCCCTCACCCTGGTCGACATGCTCGGCTACCGGGTTGAGGAGGCCGCGCAGATCCTCGACGTCGCCACCGGGACGGTCAAGAGCCGGTGTGCGCGAGGTCGCGCCAAACTTCTTCCGTCTCTCGCCCACCTGAGGAACCCTCGTCCCCCCCGAGACGTCACAACTGGGAGAGGAGGTGCCGACCCATCGTGA
- the rsmG gene encoding 16S rRNA (guanine(527)-N(7))-methyltransferase RsmG, giving the protein MTAGAEESGAVLPEPPAGAAEIFGDALPKARRYAELLADDGVRRGLIGPREVPRLWERHVINCAVVEELLPEGAEVVDIGSGAGLPGLVLALVRPDIRMTLLEPLLRRTVFLNEAVEILDLPNVEVRRGRAEEAHGELLTDFVTARAVAPLPRLADWSLPLLRKGGSLLALKGEQAEAELAAAEQDVSKLRPSVSDVIRVGRGKVDPATTVVRVTVTSDGGSPPSKTRGGKKKRGRKR; this is encoded by the coding sequence ATGACCGCGGGCGCTGAGGAGTCCGGTGCCGTGTTGCCGGAACCCCCGGCCGGGGCGGCGGAGATCTTCGGCGACGCCCTGCCGAAGGCCCGCCGTTATGCCGAGCTGCTCGCCGACGACGGTGTGCGGCGCGGACTGATCGGCCCGCGCGAGGTGCCCCGCCTGTGGGAGCGGCACGTCATCAACTGCGCGGTGGTCGAGGAGCTCCTCCCCGAGGGGGCGGAGGTCGTGGACATCGGTTCCGGCGCGGGCCTGCCCGGACTGGTGCTGGCCCTGGTCCGTCCGGACATCCGCATGACCCTGCTGGAGCCGCTGCTGCGCCGGACGGTCTTCCTGAACGAGGCCGTGGAGATCCTGGACCTGCCCAACGTCGAGGTGCGGCGGGGGAGGGCGGAGGAGGCGCACGGCGAACTCCTCACCGACTTCGTCACCGCGCGGGCGGTCGCCCCGCTGCCGCGGCTGGCCGACTGGTCGCTGCCGCTGCTGCGCAAGGGCGGCAGCCTGCTGGCGCTCAAGGGCGAGCAGGCGGAGGCCGAGCTGGCCGCCGCCGAACAAGACGTTTCAAAACTGCGGCCCAGTGTTAGCGATGTGATCCGGGTGGGCCGGGGTAAAGTCGATCCCGCTACCACGGTCGTTCGCGTCACGGTGACATCCGACGGTGGTTCGCCCCCGTCGAAGACGCGGGGCGGCAAGAAGAAGCGCGGACGGAAGAGGTGA
- the trxA gene encoding thioredoxin, with the protein MSAVKNVTDDTFEAEVLKSEQPVLVDFWADWCGPCKQMAPVLDKFAAEHGEKITVAKINTDQNPETPRAYDVLALPTFKVFKGGEVVKEIRGALPKRKLEEQLAEFL; encoded by the coding sequence ATGTCCGCCGTCAAGAACGTCACCGACGACACCTTCGAGGCCGAGGTCCTCAAGAGCGAGCAGCCCGTCCTGGTGGACTTCTGGGCCGACTGGTGCGGCCCCTGCAAGCAGATGGCCCCGGTCCTGGACAAGTTCGCCGCGGAGCACGGCGAGAAGATCACGGTCGCCAAGATCAACACCGACCAGAACCCCGAGACCCCGCGGGCCTACGACGTGCTGGCCCTGCCGACCTTCAAGGTGTTCAAGGGCGGCGAGGTCGTCAAGGAGATCCGCGGCGCGCTCCCCAAGCGCAAGCTGGAGGAGCAGCTGGCCGAGTTCCTGTAA